One genomic region from Stackebrandtia nassauensis DSM 44728 encodes:
- a CDS encoding MFS transporter yields the protein MRNPFTPRAEPALVRARVGVFGYFATSGFVMGTWAAGLPAVDERLHLGPGRLGTALLLIAGGALVSMLVVGRVSDRFTSRVVARISGPVAALLLLGPVLAPSYSWLLICSAVYGISVGFIEVSMNVNSIEVEVRYGRPIVSAFHGLWSLGGAAGGALTTAGLHAHLDPQAMLIGFILLSTVAFGYFGRMLLPPPSRPEPDPATAGAKPGRGLGIGMGIVLLLGIVAFGGHLAEGAAIDWAAIHARRVLDTPLSNAPIAYTVFGTAMTLVRLAGDPIRSRLGPGRTLLLAGVLSTAGYGLVLLSPVAGGAGLVVACVGWALTGMGLATVVPVVFSAIGAAHGAVGKALSLVTVFGSAGLLVGPAVIGHLAEATSLPTALIVPAVLAAVVALAGPSAIKALGLGRTTRPAEPVAEPV from the coding sequence ATGCGCAACCCCTTCACCCCGAGGGCCGAGCCCGCCCTGGTCCGTGCCCGCGTCGGCGTCTTCGGCTACTTCGCGACCTCGGGCTTCGTCATGGGCACCTGGGCCGCGGGCCTGCCCGCCGTCGACGAACGGCTCCACCTCGGCCCCGGACGCCTGGGCACCGCCCTGCTGCTCATCGCCGGGGGAGCACTGGTGTCCATGCTCGTCGTCGGGCGCGTCAGCGACCGGTTCACCTCCCGCGTCGTCGCGCGGATCTCCGGGCCCGTCGCCGCCCTGCTGCTGTTGGGCCCGGTACTGGCCCCGTCCTATTCGTGGCTGCTGATCTGCTCGGCCGTCTACGGCATCAGCGTCGGCTTCATCGAGGTGTCGATGAACGTCAACTCCATCGAGGTCGAAGTCCGCTATGGACGCCCGATCGTGTCGGCCTTCCACGGCCTGTGGAGCCTGGGCGGCGCGGCCGGGGGAGCGCTGACCACCGCCGGACTGCACGCCCACCTCGACCCGCAGGCGATGCTGATCGGCTTCATCCTGCTGTCCACCGTCGCGTTCGGGTACTTCGGACGGATGCTGCTGCCGCCCCCGTCGCGACCCGAACCCGACCCGGCCACGGCCGGTGCGAAACCGGGACGCGGCCTCGGGATCGGCATGGGAATCGTGCTGCTGCTGGGGATCGTGGCCTTCGGCGGCCACCTGGCCGAGGGCGCCGCGATCGACTGGGCCGCCATCCACGCCCGCCGGGTGCTGGACACGCCGCTGTCGAACGCGCCGATCGCCTACACCGTCTTCGGCACCGCCATGACCCTGGTGCGACTGGCGGGCGACCCGATCCGGTCCCGGCTGGGCCCGGGCCGGACGCTGCTGCTGGCCGGGGTGCTGTCGACCGCCGGATACGGGCTGGTGCTGCTGTCACCGGTCGCCGGGGGCGCGGGACTCGTCGTGGCCTGCGTCGGCTGGGCGCTGACCGGCATGGGACTGGCCACGGTGGTCCCGGTGGTGTTCTCCGCGATCGGGGCCGCGCACGGAGCCGTGGGCAAGGCGCTGTCACTGGTGACCGTGTTCGGCAGCGCCGGACTGCTCGTCGGCCCGGCCGTCATCGGCCACCTCGCCGAGGCGACCAGCCTGCCGACGGCGCTGATCGTGCCCGCGGTGCTGGCGGCGGTGGTGGCGTTGGCCGGTCCGTCCGCGATCAAGGCGCTGGGCCTGGGCCGCACGACCCGACCGGCGGAGCCGGTCGCCGAGCCGGTCTGA
- a CDS encoding DMT family transporter yields MSAPASAPVKSAIDIKVILAVSVTLLAWASAFVSIRVAVEEYSPGSMALGRMLVAAIFLLAFLLIKGEGLPPKSAWPGIIFSGIFWFGLYMIVLNWGEQLVDAGTAAMIVNIGPILMALLGGWLLKEGMPPRLFAGLGVSFLGAVLVGLSMSNGDEEGSTLGVLLCLLAAVCYAGGVVSQKPVLKTTSPLQATTFGAMIGAVACLPFAGQLVSDVATASLSATLNVVYLGVFPTAIAFTTWFYALARTTAGKMGATTYIVPAIVVIMSWLVLGEIPGLLAMLGGALCLVGVAVSRSRPRRKAKVVPEVAPATAD; encoded by the coding sequence GTGTCCGCACCTGCCTCCGCCCCCGTCAAGTCCGCCATCGACATCAAGGTGATCCTCGCCGTCTCGGTCACCCTCCTGGCCTGGGCTTCGGCCTTCGTCTCCATCCGCGTCGCGGTCGAAGAGTATTCACCGGGATCGATGGCCCTGGGCCGGATGCTGGTGGCCGCGATCTTCCTGCTGGCCTTCCTGCTCATCAAGGGCGAGGGCCTGCCGCCCAAATCGGCCTGGCCCGGGATCATCTTCTCGGGCATCTTCTGGTTCGGCCTGTACATGATCGTCCTCAACTGGGGCGAACAGCTCGTGGACGCCGGAACCGCCGCCATGATCGTCAACATCGGTCCGATCCTGATGGCGCTGTTGGGCGGCTGGTTGCTCAAGGAGGGCATGCCGCCGCGACTGTTCGCGGGCCTGGGCGTGTCGTTCCTCGGCGCCGTCCTCGTGGGACTGTCGATGTCGAACGGTGACGAGGAGGGCTCGACGCTGGGCGTGCTGCTGTGCCTGTTGGCGGCGGTGTGTTACGCCGGTGGCGTCGTCAGCCAGAAGCCGGTCCTCAAGACCACCTCCCCGTTGCAGGCCACCACCTTCGGCGCCATGATCGGCGCGGTGGCGTGCCTGCCGTTCGCCGGACAGCTGGTGTCCGACGTGGCCACGGCGTCGCTGTCGGCGACCCTCAACGTCGTCTACCTCGGCGTCTTCCCCACGGCGATCGCGTTCACCACGTGGTTCTACGCGCTGGCGCGCACCACGGCGGGCAAGATGGGCGCGACCACCTACATCGTCCCGGCCATCGTCGTGATCATGTCCTGGCTGGTGCTGGGCGAGATCCCCGGTCTGCTGGCCATGCTCGGCGGCGCACTGTGCCTGGTCGGGGTCGCGGTCTCGCGCAGCCGCCCGCGCCGCAAGGCGAAGGTGGTTCCGGAGGTCGCACCCGCGACCGCCGACTAG
- a CDS encoding SCO4225 family membrane protein, producing MRTFGKSLQWISLGYCGVLAALAIYVGIGVGQDGISFAAPWLFIISLPLSLVISLLSLNSMSPLIVVVVITALGLVQGAVLWLLGRLIRRRG from the coding sequence ATGCGGACCTTCGGCAAGTCTCTACAATGGATCAGTCTCGGCTACTGCGGGGTCCTCGCGGCCCTTGCGATATACGTCGGCATCGGCGTCGGTCAGGACGGCATCAGTTTCGCCGCGCCGTGGCTGTTCATCATCAGCCTGCCACTGTCGCTGGTCATCTCGCTGCTGTCGTTGAACTCGATGTCGCCCCTGATCGTGGTTGTGGTGATCACCGCGCTCGGCCTCGTTCAGGGCGCCGTGCTGTGGCTCCTCGGACGGCTCATCCGCCGTCGCGGCTGA
- a CDS encoding isocitrate lyase/PEP mutase family protein yields the protein MEAQTARAVAFRELHEAADAFVIPNPWDAGSAKILARLGFKALATTSSGLAASLGVRDGGLALVTREETLANAAAIAAATELPVSTDLENCYAETPDGVGETIRLAAAAGVVGGSIEDASGNVSQPIYPLDVAVERVKAAVAAAGELPFPFTLTARSENFLHGITDLDDTIARLRAFEAAGADVLYCPGITDIDQVRAVCSAVDKPVNVLPLNPAWTVEQLAEAGAKRISLGSALSSAAYGAALSGAREVAEKGSFGFTADPAAREAGAMMDTER from the coding sequence ATCGAAGCCCAGACCGCCCGGGCCGTCGCGTTCCGCGAACTGCACGAGGCCGCCGACGCCTTCGTCATCCCCAACCCGTGGGACGCCGGTTCGGCCAAGATCCTGGCGCGGCTCGGTTTCAAGGCGCTGGCCACCACCAGCAGCGGCCTGGCGGCCAGTCTCGGGGTGCGGGACGGTGGCCTGGCGCTGGTGACCCGCGAGGAGACCCTGGCCAACGCGGCGGCCATCGCGGCCGCGACCGAGTTGCCGGTCTCGACCGACCTGGAGAACTGCTACGCCGAGACTCCCGACGGGGTCGGCGAGACGATCCGGCTGGCGGCCGCGGCCGGCGTCGTCGGGGGTTCGATTGAGGATGCCTCTGGAAATGTCTCGCAGCCGATATATCCTCTTGACGTGGCTGTGGAGCGAGTGAAGGCAGCCGTCGCCGCCGCCGGGGAACTGCCGTTCCCGTTCACGCTCACCGCCCGGTCCGAGAACTTCCTGCACGGCATCACCGACCTGGACGACACCATCGCCCGGTTGCGCGCCTTCGAGGCCGCCGGAGCCGACGTCCTCTACTGCCCCGGCATCACCGACATCGACCAGGTGCGGGCCGTGTGCTCGGCGGTCGACAAGCCGGTCAACGTGCTGCCGCTCAACCCGGCGTGGACGGTCGAACAGCTCGCCGAGGCCGGGGCCAAGCGCATCAGCCTGGGATCGGCGCTGTCGTCCGCCGCGTACGGGGCGGCGCTGTCGGGGGCCCGCGAGGTCGCCGAGAAGGGAAGCTTCGGCTTCACCGCCGACCCGGCGGCGCGCGAGGCCGGGGCCATGATGGACACCGAACGCTAG